TGAGCTGAAGTCTTTGGTAAGTGAGAATCTGGAGAGGGGGGAAACCAGAGGGGGAAGACATCTACACTGGAGTGTTGGGGCTGATTTGGATGCAGCCTTGgaccagctgcaggagagcGGTCAGAGGAGCACCTGGGTTTGGCTTTGCTGGGTCTCAGAGATGGGGTGCAGCACCAGAAAGTCTCTTTGCCCCATCTGTCACCTTCCTGCAGGATCTCAAAGAGCCGCAAGGAGCTGCTGATCCCTGCCACGCCGTGCCATGCCAAGACAAACGTCATGTTCCTCAAAACCCACAagactgccagcagcactgtgctcaATATCATGTTCAGATTTGCAGAGAGGTACAACCTCACTGTCGCCCTCCCTGCTGACCAGCTCTTCCACCTGGGCTACCCCAGGACTTTCGTGGCCCACTTTGTGGAAGGCTTTGAAACCATAGGCCAAAATTACAACATCATGTGCAATCACCTGCGGTTTAACCCCTTGGAGGTAAGAAAGAGCCATGACACCTGAGGAGAACCTGGTGGAGACAGGACTaacctcttcttcctcccacaAATAGGTAAAAAAGGTGATGGCAGCCAACACCTTCTACTTCTCCATCCTGAGGAACCCCATTCCTCTGCTGGAGTCTTCCTACATCTACTACAAGGACTATGTGCCTGCCTTCAGGAGCTCCAAGAATGTGAACGAGTTCCTGGAATCACCCAGAAAGTATTACCACCCAGCAGATTACAGGAAAAACATCTACGCCAGGAATATCATGTGGTTTGACTTCGGCTACGATAACAATGCGGAGGATGACACGAACTacacccaggctgtgctggaggagatcGAGCAGAACTTCCACCTCATCTTGATAGCAGACTACTTTGATGAGTCCATGATCCTCCTGAAGCACACTTTGTGCTGGGATCTGGATGATGTGATTTACTTCAAGCTCAATTCCAGAAGCCAGGACACTGTCCAGACATTGACTCCAGAAAGTGAGGAGCAGATAAAAGCCTGGTGCTCCCTGGACTGGAAGCTCTACCTGCACTTCAACCACAGCTTCTGGAGGAGAATTGAGGAGACCATAGGGCTCCAGGTGCTGGAAAAGGAGGTGGATCAGCTGCGGACCAGACAGAAGGAGCTCATGGAAACTTGTCtctcagagcaggaggcagTGAGGAAGGATCACATCAGGAATAAAgctctcctgcctttccagTCAGGGGCTGCAAATATCCTGGGTTACAACCTCAAACAAGACTTGGACAACACGACTCTGAGAACCTGCCAGAAAATGGTCATACCAGAGCTCCAGTACACGTCCTACCTTTATGCTGTCCAACACCCAcacaagaagaagaaagatgTGGGATTGCCATTGCTGTGG
The genomic region above belongs to Motacilla alba alba isolate MOTALB_02 chromosome 9, Motacilla_alba_V1.0_pri, whole genome shotgun sequence and contains:
- the GAL3ST2 gene encoding galactose-3-O-sulfotransferase 2 isoform X4, with amino-acid sequence MKNKNYRISKSRKELLIPATPCHAKTNVMFLKTHKTASSTVLNIMFRFAERYNLTVALPADQLFHLGYPRTFVAHFVEGFETIGQNYNIMCNHLRFNPLEVKKVMAANTFYFSILRNPIPLLESSYIYYKDYVPAFRSSKNVNEFLESPRKYYHPADYRKNIYARNIMWFDFGYDNNAEDDTNYTQAVLEEIEQNFHLILIADYFDESMILLKHTLCWDLDDVIYFKLNSRSQDTVQTLTPESEEQIKAWCSLDWKLYLHFNHSFWRRIEETIGLQVLEKEVDQLRTRQKELMETCLSEQEAVRKDHIRNKALLPFQSGAANILGYNLKQDLDNTTLRTCQKMVIPELQYTSYLYAVQHPHKKKKDVGLPLLWTSLQEKMQLPGSK
- the GAL3ST2 gene encoding galactose-3-O-sulfotransferase 2 isoform X3; this encodes MHARCLIIFSFCLGLSFLSGFFHMKNKNYRISKSRKELLIPATPCHAKTNVMFLKTHKTASSTVLNIMFRFAERYNLTVALPADQLFHLGYPRTFVAHFVEGFETIGQNYNIMCNHLRFNPLEVKKVMAANTFYFSILRNPIPLLESSYIYYKDYVPAFRSSKNVNEFLESPRKYYHPADYRKNIYARNIMWFDFGYDNNAEDDTNYTQAVLEEIEQNFHLILIADYFDESMILLKHTLCWDLDDVIYFKLNSRSQDTVQTLTPESEEQIKAWCSLDWKLYLHFNHSFWRRIEETIGLQVLEKEVDQLRTRQKELMETCLSEQEAVRKDHIRNKALLPFQSGAANILGYNLKQDLDNTTLRTCQKMVIPELQYTSYLYAVQHPHKKKKDVGLPLLWTSLQEKMQLPGSK
- the GAL3ST2 gene encoding galactose-3-O-sulfotransferase 2 isoform X2 → MLEIETWPLRARGDKQALESICKRRYFPARSSMKSPGCTPRHARCLIIFSFCLGLSFLSGFFHMKNKNYRISKSRKELLIPATPCHAKTNVMFLKTHKTASSTVLNIMFRFAERYNLTVALPADQLFHLGYPRTFVAHFVEGFETIGQNYNIMCNHLRFNPLEVKKVMAANTFYFSILRNPIPLLESSYIYYKDYVPAFRSSKNVNEFLESPRKYYHPADYRKNIYARNIMWFDFGYDNNAEDDTNYTQAVLEEIEQNFHLILIADYFDESMILLKHTLCWDLDDVIYFKLNSRSQDTVQTLTPESEEQIKAWCSLDWKLYLHFNHSFWRRIEETIGLQVLEKEVDQLRTRQKELMETCLSEQEAVRKDHIRNKALLPFQSGAANILGYNLKQDLDNTTLRTCQKMVIPELQYTSYLYAVQHPHKKKKDVGLPLLWTSLQEKMQLPGSK
- the GAL3ST2 gene encoding galactose-3-O-sulfotransferase 2 isoform X1 translates to MGTGTCMDHVLQRHARCLIIFSFCLGLSFLSGFFHMKNKNYRISKSRKELLIPATPCHAKTNVMFLKTHKTASSTVLNIMFRFAERYNLTVALPADQLFHLGYPRTFVAHFVEGFETIGQNYNIMCNHLRFNPLEVKKVMAANTFYFSILRNPIPLLESSYIYYKDYVPAFRSSKNVNEFLESPRKYYHPADYRKNIYARNIMWFDFGYDNNAEDDTNYTQAVLEEIEQNFHLILIADYFDESMILLKHTLCWDLDDVIYFKLNSRSQDTVQTLTPESEEQIKAWCSLDWKLYLHFNHSFWRRIEETIGLQVLEKEVDQLRTRQKELMETCLSEQEAVRKDHIRNKALLPFQSGAANILGYNLKQDLDNTTLRTCQKMVIPELQYTSYLYAVQHPHKKKKDVGLPLLWTSLQEKMQLPGSK